ttttgtgAGCTGAAGGACTGGGTCCAGTGATACAAAACCAGTCTGTCCTGGGATTTGAGAGCGGGGTCTGTCGGGTCCTGGTTTTCCTCCCCCTCCGTGGATTTCCCTGCATCGTTCTCCAGCGCCGAGATGGGCCACCAGCTGCAGTTGGTGGGAGTAACATTATTGGGAGTCGCCATGACAGCCTGTGAGCGAGCGGGGAGAGGGACGAGGCAGCGAGCGGCGCTAGCCCAGCATCACATGGGCTCCCGCCAGCAGCATCACTCCCGGGGCAGCTCCATCCATCTCCCGGGTCGGGGTGGGCAGCGTGGGGCGGTGGGCGCCGGGGGTCACGGGAGAGGATGGTGGCCGCGGTGGCGGTGCCGTGTGTGAAATCGCAGCCCGTCCCCACTCGTGGCGGGGCTCCCACGGAAACGTGCAGGCATCGCTTCAATAGGCGAGTCCGCAGCCGAGgctcctgctgcctgcctgcctgcctgctcaGCAATCCGGGGCAGCTCCAACCCCTGCGGCTCCCTAGGAATATTTTGCGGCAGAGATGACAATTTTATTTTGAGTGGCTTAGATATGGCACATATATAACAAATAAGCTACGTTGGTGGATCGTGGCTTTAAAATGCCTGGCAGGTGTCTTGCCTGCCTTGCAACCTTGGTGGAAAGGAGCAGAAATGGCTCTTTAAAAGTattcagaggttttttttgtaGAGCACAGATTAATTACTGCCTCATTGTTGTTGTGCAGCCTGTACCGGGGTAAAGCCCAGGAATTCTTGGTGTGTACCAGAGCCCCATGATGCCAGGCCAAACTGGATGAGCCCTCCTGCACcaaagcaggcagggctgggggtcatTTCCAGAATTAGCAAGGTGTGTTGCAATTGCAAACCAGCTGGATTTCCACTGCTTGGAATGTGCTCAGGCTTCTGAAGCTGCTGCTCTCTGGGTGCTATGAACATCACCCAGAGGTTTGCAGACAAATGCTCATAGGCAGCTGACACATTTCTAGACACAGTGACCTGGACACATGAGCCTGTGCCTTATGACACTTGGTTTCATCACACTTTATCTGTGGAAATCTGGCAGCCTGAGATAATTTCCCATGCATGGGACCAGTTGTCAGTTCTGGGAGATAAAACCAGCCTGGTTTGGGGATCATAGCGGCAAGTTGTGGAGAAGACAGAGGAGAGAGGTCTGCAGGCTTGGTCTTGGGGCTGTGAGAGGGTTCTGGGTGCAAATGTGGCTCCTCCATGCAGTGCTCCCATCTACACCTGCGCTGGAGCTGGTGAGGTTGTCGCAGATATGGAGGGAAACAGGAGGGTTTGGAAGAGCTGGTtcaagtggggaaactgaggcacgcttTGAATGCTGGGAGGGAGCAGGGCCAAACTGGTACCTGGCTGCAGGAACATAGTGAAAGGAGCTATTTTCCGAGGGTTGGGAAATGAAAATGATTCTTTGATGTTGTGATGTCCTGCTCCCGAGGACATGCAGGGGTATGATGGTGGAGGAGTGAGGCTGGGACCCTCCTCCTCTGCAGGCAGCAGCCCCCAAAACCATCTTCCCTCCCCAGCCCAGGGCTCCCCTAGTGCTGCTGGAGACCCTGCACTGGCCTTGGGGACACCCGCAGGGAAAGGCTCTTGCTTGGCCTTTGCTTTGGGGCTGCACTGTCAGGTCAGGGGCCTGTGCTGCTGCAAACTTAGAGCAAACGGGGCTTTGATCAAAGCGCTGGTTCCATTGCTTGGTGCTGtcctgccctgtgctgcagccTCTGCTCCTGCCCATGCTGTGCAGGAGAGACTGCGCTCCCCAAGAAGCATCTCTGGGGACTCCTTTCACTGGAATAAGACACCTTTGGGTTTAGGAAAGGAGCAGCTtgatcacgcaaaagccattctCTCCTGTGGATTGCTGTCTAGAAGGCCCCATCTAGTGGTATATTTTGTGATGAATGAATGTTGTGCCGTTGGGAATAAAAAATGACAAGTTGCTGCGTCCCTCTGGGTCCTGCAGGTATGGGTTGCCTCTGGAGGTGCTTATTTATTTAGCTGGGTTTGGGCTTCCCAAACTGAGCAAAGCTTGAGGGGCAGGACTGGTGCCAGTCCCCTTCAGGGGTGTCCTGACCTTGAGTGACCTTGATCATTCCCAGCTCTTGTCCCCAGCGTTCCTGCCTGTGGAAGGGGACGATGCTGGGTTGCCCCACAGGATGCTGTGCAGCTGGACTCAGTGGCATcagcagagccctggcagagGGTGCCATCGGGGCATGATTGTGGGTGCTGGCACTTTGGGAATAAGCAATCTGGGGCATCTCATCTCAGAGCTGATTGAAATGTTAGAGGGGAAAGAGCAGGTGGACGGAGCTGATCGCAGGACTTTGCAGGCACAGAAGCAGCTTCCTTGTTTTAGAAGGAGAGGGTGGAATCAGCTCCATTGATTTCCCCTCCACACCCCCCCGGTGGCCTGATTCATCGTCTGCCAATGTAAAGCTTAGCTGGGACTTGGTTTGGCTTCTGTAAAGTGAGAAATAAATGTCATTGATCCAGAGTGCCCTTCTGCATCCTGCTTCAATTGAATTAGTCCTGAAACAGGACACGCAAATAACTTGTGAagtgctgggggtgcaggggagctacTGAAAAACCCCAACCTGGATCTGCTGAGGTAGAAAGTAGAGTTGGGATCTGAGCTGAGGAAAGTCTTGGGGGCACTACAAGCCCACTGGTGCATTCTCAGAAAATTTTAGACGTATTCTTCTACAGATCGATTGGGGACCCATCCTAAAGCATCCCTGGACAGTAAAAAAGGTCCCAGGCTGGCTGGGGCAGGTATGGTGGCAGTCTGGAGCAGTAGTGGGGCACTTCAGAAGCTGAGTGCTGATGCTCGTCAATCAAGCTAATTGTGTTCTGCAGGAGTTCCCAGAGAAAGTGCCTGAGCAATGTGAAGTTAGTGGCAGCCTAGTGAATACCTAGAAACATCTAAGTTTAAAAGCAAAGTATGTATTGTACCAGATTTACTGACTGGAGGAGGAGGGAACGTGAAGAAAACCAAAACTGTGTGTGTGGGTCTGCAGGATAGTGCTGGAAGAAGAAGGTGAAAGGAAGGAGATGTAAAGTACTAGCCCCCAAAAATTGAGAAATCAACTAGATCTAATGTGAGAGTACAAGCCAACAGTGCACACTGAATAGCTGCACAACACTTCAGAGCAAAAGACCAGTTTTAGTTGTATTCTCATGTTAACTTATTTGGATGTATTTGAACTTTCTATCTGAACTTCCTGGATCCATACTGTAAATTTTAGGGATTATTAGAATAAAATCTACAGACAGCAATTATCATCTAGCATGTCTGAGATTTCTCTAGCAGAGAATACAAGGCCAAGTTTCTACATCTGCCACAGTATTTTTGTACAACTGTTTGTGACTTTTTGGCTTGCTGAccaataatttttaaagtgtaaGTAAAAATTGCAGTATTTTCCTCAGTTGTTTAGCGTGTGCTGACACTGAAAGCAGACATTTAGTGGCTTGGTtttcttcaaaaaagaaaaaaaaaaggtcatgagCAGAGACGAGTGTAAGTCAAATTATTCAGGCTTTAATTTGCTGGGTTTTGACAAACATTTGTTAATGCAAGTCTCAGCAACAAcattttttatttcaatattttcaaCCAGCAGGAACGTTATAGCTCTGCACCACAAAGCCTGTATGATACACATCTCATTTACTTTATTTCCACACTTCGTGTATCAAGCATACTCAGAAACAACCTGTCTAGATGGCTCCACAATCTCCACTCCTGAGACAGCATGGCCTATAAAACCCTGTTGGCCTGTTTCACTGCCCCCTAAATTATTCCATCTGTAATGCACAAATAACAAAATATATCTTTGCTTCTAAGAGCTTCACCCATCTACAGAAAAATAGAACTGCTTAAGAGGGAGCTTGTCAGATGATGAAAGGGTCCAAGCACACACCTGCACACGCCGCACCTCCCAAAAAATTTGTGAAGAGGAAGCATTCAGAATTCAATCCAACTAAAAAGGAGCCAGACAGTGTTCAAGGAAAAGAGATCCGTCCGATCCAAAATACTGAACGCCTTCTCACTCTTCTCTCCAGAGCAGGATGAGGAAGACAGAGCTCTAGCTATGAAACATTTCTCTAAGTACTGGGACACATTAAGAATGAACCTTCCAAACACTGCAAAATTTCAGAACAAAACCtaaaaggcttttttcttttttttttttttttccccaaaacataaTGAAAACAGCATACAGagcttgaatatccacagcacaaaccaaaaaacaaagggAGTTCATTTGATCTACAGTGCTTTTGTTAAGGTATTCAGAGACTTTAGTGCATTCTTTCTAGAACTAAGCTCAGAAACTATATTCCACTTCTCATTTTATTAGAAAACCAACTGTATGAGGCAAAGAAACATTTGATCAAACACACAACAGTGAAAGCGTGGCACTGACAAGGCATTTAACCCAACCGTTATCACAAACTCCAATTCAGGATTCTCTATTGCTTTCAGTCAAGTGTACATCATTTCTGCCATGTGGGACATTTTCTTGGGAATATACAAGTAATATTCCATGTATCCCGAAAGATCTTCAATAGTCACGTCATCCACAAAGGCTCGAGCTTGCTCAGAACAAGATCTGGGAGAACCTGATGAGCCTGTCCCACAAGGAGATCTGTTCTGAAGAGACTGGGCATGGACTCCCAGGACTGCCTTCTCGCACTCCGACAGGACGCTCCGTAAGCCGGAGAAGGAGTACACCTCCATGGTTCGCCACTGCTTGCACTGGCATTTCTTGTCCGTACAAGGGCACTGCTTGCCGTTGCTCAGCATGGATAACGACTGGAAATCCGAGGTTTGGCTAGAATGCAAACTGGTTTCAAAGGATGAGGAGAGAGGAGGGTGATTTTCTCTTGACTTCTCCAAAGGCTCTTCAGTGGTGAAAGCTTCCAAAGGGTCAGTTCTGTCATCGCTGGCCTCAAAGTGAGAATCGTGTCTGTCCTTCGTACCGTGTTCTGCTGTAACAAAAACGTCGGAACTGATATTACCCTTTGCGTCTGCCTGGGTTTTGTGTTTCAGCTGGTCGTTGGCTTTCATATTGCAATATGTAAACTTGGGAGGATGCAGGACAGGGGACTTGGAGCGCCTGCGACGTGGGGCTCTGGCCGATCCTCTGGAAGGCTTTCGTATGCACCTGCAGGGTTGGAACAGGTGAGCAAGTAGGTAACTTCAGAATCTGCACCAAAGCTCAGTAAGCTCTAAAGTGTGCCACAAAAacagtttacattttttttttttcctgcttagaaAAAAACAGGTGACTGGTCACTTAAAATCTCTGAGAGGAACAGTGGAGGAGTCTGAAGAAATTTGGGCTCCCCCAAAGGAAAGATGCATACAAACAGCCCCATTTTAAAGGTACTTCCCCCAAAATCTTCTGTGTTAAGCAAATGGTACTTTGTCATCCCAAACAGCAGCTGGCAGAATTGCACTCAATATCCAGATACTTCAGTAAAGAAATAACCCAGGAAAGAGGTGAGAGGGGGTTGCAAAGGCCTAAGATTGAAGAAAAGGATTTCTCAGGAAATTAGTGGAAAAGAAAATTTCAGGTACCCTTTCTAAAAGAAGAGGCAATATTGGTTTTAAAGTCTTTGATAAAAACCCCTTAAAAAACATATTATCAAACAGTTATGGTAAAGTTTTGTAactgaaaggagagaaaagatGTGTTGAAACAACTAATTAACAACAGCTTTCACTGGAAACAATACACAAGTGCTAAATGTCTCAAACCAGACCCATGGGCCCAGTGCGGTGAACGGTGTGTTTTACCCGTGCCACGCTTCCTTTGAGCAGACGTGCTGGTGCTTGGCTCCATCCATGGCTGCTCTTGTCGCCGTTCTGAGAATCGTCCCGTCGCACACAGAGAGGGCTGCAATACATCTGAGTGAAGAGGGAATGCCACATTACAGCGGTGCCTGAACATGAGGTCTTGATTTGTCCCATTCGCTTCAGGTGCTTGGCTGAGACATGGAAGTTTGCAGCCTTGACTTCCTCTAGTCAGTGGTTACAAATGGTATATCACAAGTATTTATTCAACTGCTCTTACTATAATGACCTCAGTCAAGTGTCTAAAGATAGGTGAGATGAAATGAAAGGAGGCCAAAATGCCCAGAGGCTGATGTCATGTCCTATTTGTACCAAAGTGACACACTGCAGGAATGTAAATTTGGGTTCCAAATGTTCTTGTCAGACAATAGCTGTTAGGGATGGACTCCTACTCATCTCAAACGTGAAGTCAGGGACCCACAGCAGCAGGCTAGGGAGGAGTCAGTGGGGCAGCGGATGGGGTACAACAAAGGGCAGATTACTACTTTATTTCTCATTAAATTTCCCAGATAAACATGGAATGAAAAATACATCTGGCCTTAGAGGTCCAACAAACATAAATGCCTCAGCATACAAATCTGTATTTAGCATGGCTCTATGTATGATTTGGAACATAGGACAGGAAATGGGGCTGAAATTCTAGCAGAATAGCCCAAGTACTCTGCCCAAAGTTGACCTGAAGGCATTAGTCACAAGACTTGAGCTGTTTAAACCACATGCCTGGAAAACAAGATCTTTTTATGCCGAAGAAAATATTGTTAGGAATCAACCAGAAATCCACACAGTCTGTCACTGGTCATACATCAAAAATGGTATGTTTAATGAGCATAGTTCCTTGTTAGAGAATGGTTATTTTTCTACACGTTTAAACAGAAGATCGCCTGAAGTAGAGGAAACgagcagcaaagaaaaatgtattttaacatGCAGAGTAAGCCAATAGTTCAGAGTATTGGTGGCTATGGAGGCGAGTTAACACGATAACATTAATTATCAACACAAAGCTTCCTCTTCTCTCTATGGATTCGCAAAAGATCTCGAGTGAACTATCTCACAAAATGTTAGACTGCCTGATTTTCTAAACTCCTACTTTTAAGGAAGACACTTATCCTACATATTACCAGTATAATCAGCGCGTTTTGGAGTAAGTTTTTTGTGTATGAATGTCTGCAGACATTTTACTctacaaaacccccaaaatctgAAACAATCAGTGCTAATATTTAGCCAGACGATTTCCAGTGAGACTGGGCCCTCCAGCACACCGCAAAGCGATGGTGACACCCTTTGGGCACTTTCTAAGCAAATCCTGATGCGCTACAGCAAAGGTTGAGAATGTGGCTCAAGACACCAGCATTTACATGAATGGATGAACACGTTCTGTATCACACAAGGTGACTTCGGCTACCAGAACAGTTAAGAGCAGGTTCACTGCTTTGGGTGAGTCATTTCATGTTTTCATGCAGTCACTGTGTAATTTCAGCTGGATATTGTGTCAAAATTGGTCAGTAATGAAGTATTACTTTGCCTATTAGATGGCTATTATAACTGCATTTCATGTGAAGTGATGCAGCTGTCTCCTCTTGGAGAGTAAGGTACCTTTTACCAAACTGTGTCACTTATTTTTGAGATTCAAAATAATGGAAAACAATTACAAATACGTAATAAGAAATTGACAAATTACACAGTCCTTTTCGTTGCTTGCTTACCCTGCTGCATCCACTCTCAGCTTTTTGAAAGCTGTTTGCAGActctcttcctcttcatctttAGCTTCCAAGTCCATTGATGAGCTATCAGTGTGTAACCAGCTGTGCCATACAGAATGGACTGAAATAAAGAGATTAGAACTTGATTTTGAGGTCTGAACACACACGGTCTCTACAAAACTGAAATCACACGTGAACAATGCTCGTTCTTCTGCGGCAGTCCCGCTGCCTTCTGACCAGTACTCTTCACTGTGAACTCTACACTTCCCAGAACAAGCACAGCCTCCATCAAAAAATAACAAAGCTTCTTTTTCACACTGGGTGAACAGACAAGacatacatatagatatatagatatgtattttGTCAAGTAGTATAACTTCAATTTAAGTTGTGAGCATGACACCGCCCAAACAGCCAGGGACAGATGGGCAGTGCCGCCTTGGCCGGCTGGTCCCTGTGGCACATGCCCGGGTGACAACCCAACACCGCAGCGAGGGGCAGGAACCGCCGCCGgagcggacacacggacacgccgCTGCCGCGTCACCTGGGCCCGTCTCCGCCAGAAGGGTCTGAAGCCCCTGAAACAGCGCGACGCGGTTTCGCGCCACCCGCGCCCTGTCCCGGCTCCGCCAACTGCCCCGCGGCCTCTCTCTCCTCACCGACTGGGCGGGAAGGCCCGTGGAGGCCTCTCTGCTCCGCCGCACCGTCCGGCCGCACCGTCCGGCCCCTTCTCCCCGCCCCGTCCCCGCGCCTCCCCGCTCCCCAGGGCCGCTGAGGGCTCTCCCGGCGGGGTGGGGAGTGCCCGGCTCCCGGGTGCCCGGTCCCTGGGTGTCCGTGCCCCCTGTCCCTCACTCACCGCCTCCCGGCCTGGCGAGCGGAGCTCGCTGCTCGGAACACAACAGGAAGTGAGGTCACCGCCCCGCGCGTGCCCGCCGAACCCCCGCCCTGCCGAGGGCGCGTGCGCGAGAGTCGTCGTTAACCCCGCCCCCGTCCGGCCACCGTCGCTTCCGGTGCAGGGCGGGGCTCGGCGGGCGgcccggcgggaggcggcggggccggccaGCGCGGTGAGTGAGGGACTGCGGGTGGCGGCGCCGCCTTTCCCTCCGCGGTCCTTCCGCGGTTCCCTTGCGGCTGGTGCTGTCGTGTCCCCACAGCGCGATCCTCCGTGGCGGGTTCCTGGAGCGGCCGCCGGTGCCTTGGCTGGGGCGGAGGGTTCTGGGGGAGccccggcggggcgcggggcttGTGCTGAGTCACCCCCGCCGCCGGCTGGGCCTTTCCCCCGCCCAGGGCCCGGAGCGGGGTGTGCGCTGGGCCCCGACTCGGGGGCGGGGGGTGACGACGGGGGTCGGGGGCtccccggggctgcgggcgggcacGGACCGGGGG
The DNA window shown above is from Patagioenas fasciata isolate bPatFas1 chromosome 16, bPatFas1.hap1, whole genome shotgun sequence and carries:
- the LOC136108368 gene encoding oxidative stress-responsive serine-rich protein 1-like, which produces MDLEAKDEEEESLQTAFKKLRVDAAGCIAALSVCDGTILRTATRAAMDGAKHQHVCSKEAWHGCIRKPSRGSARAPRRRRSKSPVLHPPKFTYCNMKANDQLKHKTQADAKGNISSDVFVTAEHGTKDRHDSHFEASDDRTDPLEAFTTEEPLEKSRENHPPLSSSFETSLHSSQTSDFQSLSMLSNGKQCPCTDKKCQCKQWRTMEVYSFSGLRSVLSECEKAVLGVHAQSLQNRSPCGTGSSGSPRSCSEQARAFVDDVTIEDLSGYMEYYLYIPKKMSHMAEMMYT